In a single window of the Paenibacillus sp. MMS20-IR301 genome:
- the nirD gene encoding nitrite reductase small subunit NirD, giving the protein MKLGKREYAVGAVEDFMPQIGRVVTAGEVELAVFRTSDGAVYAVENHSPHPKGGPLAEGIVSGYYLYDPLHDWKIDLRTGEVQAPDRGLAAVHPVAVEDGIVKVSLASAVASL; this is encoded by the coding sequence ATGAAACTGGGTAAACGTGAGTATGCAGTAGGTGCTGTAGAAGATTTCATGCCTCAGATTGGACGGGTAGTCACTGCTGGGGAAGTAGAACTGGCGGTATTCCGCACATCAGACGGTGCTGTCTATGCTGTGGAGAATCACAGCCCCCACCCGAAAGGCGGTCCGCTGGCTGAAGGAATTGTATCCGGTTATTATCTGTATGATCCGCTGCACGACTGGAAAATCGATCTGCGCACCGGTGAAGTCCAGGCGCCGGACCGGGGTCTGGCGGCAGTTCATCCGGTGGCCGTTGAAGACGGGATTGTTAAAGTCAGCCTGGCATCAGCAGTGGCAAGCCTATAA
- a CDS encoding formate/nitrite transporter family protein encodes MFTQSVENIVETAVGKRDKMNESLPKYFLAALLAGAYVGIGIILIFSLGAPLAAIKSPFQPLIMGGSFGIALTLVVFAGSELFTGNNMFFTVSTLAGRTTIWDTVKNWVLVFLGNVAGAVILALLIQGTGLFKAAPVDHLIFTAAAKKMSLPFSELFFRGILCNWLVCLALWMSSRAKSESAKLVLIWWCLFAFIASGYEHSVANMTLLSVAVLLPNHPETVSIAGWLHNMIPVTLGNIIGGGVFVGMAYWLISPVRTPRTSSAPSKTKKAS; translated from the coding sequence ATGTTTACGCAAAGCGTAGAGAATATCGTAGAGACAGCCGTGGGCAAACGTGACAAAATGAATGAGAGTCTGCCGAAATATTTTTTGGCAGCCTTGCTCGCCGGAGCATATGTCGGGATTGGTATTATTCTGATCTTCTCGCTCGGCGCACCGCTGGCGGCGATTAAATCTCCTTTTCAGCCGCTGATTATGGGGGGCTCCTTCGGAATTGCCCTGACTCTGGTGGTCTTCGCAGGCTCAGAGCTGTTTACAGGCAATAATATGTTCTTTACCGTAAGCACACTGGCCGGAAGAACGACGATATGGGATACAGTGAAGAACTGGGTCCTCGTGTTCCTCGGTAATGTGGCCGGTGCAGTAATTCTGGCACTGCTGATTCAGGGTACAGGGTTGTTCAAAGCAGCCCCGGTGGATCACCTGATCTTCACCGCCGCGGCCAAAAAGATGAGCCTGCCGTTCTCGGAGCTGTTCTTCCGCGGTATTCTCTGTAACTGGCTGGTCTGTCTGGCACTTTGGATGTCCTCGCGTGCGAAGAGTGAATCCGCCAAGCTGGTGCTGATCTGGTGGTGCCTGTTCGCCTTCATCGCGAGCGGCTATGAGCACAGTGTAGCGAATATGACTCTGCTCAGTGTAGCAGTGCTGCTGCCGAATCATCCGGAGACTGTAAGCATTGCCGGCTGGCTGCATAATATGATCCCGGTTACGCTGGGAAATATCATCGGCGGCGGTGTGTTTGTCGGGATGGCCTACTGGCTGATCTCACCTGTTCGTACGCCGCGTACCTCATCTGCTCCAAGCAAGACAAAGAAAGCAAGTTAA
- a CDS encoding Crp/Fnr family transcriptional regulator: protein MIKEHYNVIEARGNTNCFSEQNFNRLLVTMKERIVPEGSHLFWEGDYSDKLFYIKRGRVKLTKSTDEGKELILYMYQAGDMVGQADPFFSTKHSFTAEVIEESEVGVIEQKDLEILICQHCDFAIDFMKWMGIHHRLTQTKFRDLMMYGKPGALCSTLIRLGNTYGEKTGDSILINKKITHTDLSNMIGATRESVNRMLSDLRKKDAVEYENGMIVIKDLGMLQEICHCELCPNEICRI, encoded by the coding sequence ATGATAAAGGAACATTATAATGTTATCGAAGCCCGCGGCAATACAAACTGTTTCTCCGAACAGAACTTTAACCGGTTACTGGTTACAATGAAAGAGCGCATTGTCCCTGAAGGCTCACACTTGTTCTGGGAAGGCGACTATTCGGATAAATTGTTTTATATCAAACGTGGACGTGTGAAGTTAACCAAATCTACCGATGAAGGCAAAGAACTGATTCTTTATATGTATCAGGCAGGCGACATGGTGGGTCAAGCCGACCCGTTCTTCAGTACGAAGCACAGCTTCACTGCCGAAGTGATTGAAGAAAGTGAAGTTGGCGTGATTGAGCAGAAGGATCTGGAGATTCTAATCTGCCAGCATTGCGACTTCGCCATTGATTTCATGAAATGGATGGGGATTCATCACCGTCTTACACAGACGAAATTCCGCGATCTGATGATGTACGGCAAGCCGGGTGCACTCTGCTCCACACTGATCCGCCTGGGCAACACCTATGGTGAGAAGACCGGCGACAGCATTCTGATCAATAAAAAAATTACACATACAGATCTGTCCAACATGATCGGTGCTACCCGTGAGAGTGTTAACCGCATGCTGAGCGATCTGCGTAAAAAAGATGCTGTTGAGTATGAGAATGGTATGATTGTCATTAAGGATCTGGGGATGCTTCAGGAGATCTGCCATTGTGAATTATGCCCTAACGAAATCTGCCGCATTTAA
- a CDS encoding glycosyl hydrolase family 65 protein: protein MAKVADKYLKVDPWAILEEGFDPERNRTSESIFSLGNEYMGVRGYADEGYSGDTLPGSYLSGLNEQMEVGNHYKGIIRSLRYMVNAVDWLYTRIAVDDEQLDLAHSQITEYSRRLDMRTGTYRRAFIWHLADGRQLKIAFTRLVSMTMSQLGLQQVEFEPLNFSGCVNIVTGLDFGMIHEERGQSMWQELRSGEEGTVTAILGSTLTTGNKLFSGFALKSAQTLDTELVAKSRFIGRKFSLQLVQGETAAYSKLAVNVTGSKASLNGDELWAEGMTLAAQAGGLDVEEIFAEQAAYWDGIWATSDIVIEGDPENQQGIRFCIFQLYQTYHGDHPGYNIGAKGLTGEAYRGLAFWDTESYCLPFYMFNNPKAARSLLEFRYKTLPEAMQRAKDVDCAGAFYPIATIDGTESCDLWQHSNLQLHVGTAVSYGIWHYVKNTGDREFLYSKGAEMLIQISRFYATRGQWGQRSGQYGYFGVMGPDEFQLMVNNNCYINLMAQKLFEYTLETLAGMKAGMPDAYAAVAAATGLREEELADWDHKREHMKIPLDQGSGVYEEHDGYFDMPHIDIHSIPVTDFPLYSNWSYDRLYRYDMIKQPDVLMFMFLYNGQFSKEAKLANYEYYETRCIHESSLSPSIHSILASEIGKHEEAYNFFEFATRLDLDNYNRNTREGLHTTSIAAAWMNIVYGFGGMRSDGPQLSFRPSLPQKWDSYSFQVMYAGVLLGINVNKNHVSFKAINGGSTEVIVYGQQVKVDAAGITLPLGEGMMAS from the coding sequence ATGGCAAAAGTGGCAGACAAATATCTTAAGGTCGATCCTTGGGCAATCCTGGAGGAGGGCTTTGATCCGGAGCGCAACCGGACCTCGGAATCGATTTTTTCACTTGGAAATGAGTATATGGGTGTGCGGGGATATGCAGATGAAGGCTACAGCGGGGATACGCTGCCCGGCAGCTATTTGAGCGGCCTCAATGAGCAGATGGAAGTCGGCAACCACTATAAGGGGATTATCCGCTCGCTGCGTTACATGGTGAATGCAGTGGACTGGCTGTATACCCGGATAGCGGTGGATGATGAGCAGCTTGATCTGGCGCACAGCCAAATAACGGAATACAGCCGCAGGCTGGATATGCGCACCGGCACCTACCGAAGGGCATTCATCTGGCATCTGGCAGACGGCAGACAGCTTAAGATTGCTTTTACACGCCTGGTCAGCATGACGATGTCTCAGCTGGGCCTGCAGCAGGTCGAATTTGAGCCGCTCAATTTCTCGGGCTGTGTAAACATTGTAACCGGGCTTGATTTCGGCATGATTCATGAAGAGCGCGGCCAGAGCATGTGGCAGGAGCTGCGCAGCGGTGAAGAAGGAACTGTAACCGCTATTCTGGGCAGTACGCTGACAACCGGAAACAAGCTGTTCTCCGGGTTCGCGCTGAAATCCGCCCAGACTTTGGATACGGAGCTTGTTGCCAAGAGCCGGTTCATCGGCCGGAAGTTCTCGCTGCAGCTGGTTCAAGGGGAGACTGCCGCGTACAGCAAGCTCGCCGTTAATGTTACAGGCAGCAAGGCTTCGCTTAACGGGGATGAGCTCTGGGCAGAAGGAATGACGCTTGCTGCACAAGCCGGCGGGCTTGATGTAGAGGAAATATTCGCTGAACAGGCCGCCTACTGGGACGGGATCTGGGCCACCAGTGATATTGTGATTGAAGGCGATCCTGAGAATCAGCAGGGGATCCGCTTCTGTATTTTCCAGCTGTATCAGACCTACCATGGCGATCATCCCGGCTATAATATCGGCGCCAAAGGGCTGACCGGTGAAGCGTACCGCGGCCTTGCCTTCTGGGATACCGAGTCCTACTGCCTGCCGTTCTATATGTTCAACAATCCGAAGGCGGCCCGCAGCCTGCTGGAGTTCCGCTATAAAACCCTGCCGGAAGCGATGCAGCGGGCTAAGGATGTGGATTGTGCGGGAGCCTTTTATCCCATTGCGACCATTGACGGGACTGAAAGCTGTGACCTGTGGCAGCATTCCAATCTGCAGCTTCATGTCGGGACAGCCGTTTCCTACGGCATCTGGCATTATGTGAAGAATACAGGTGACCGGGAGTTCCTGTACAGCAAGGGAGCCGAGATGCTGATTCAGATCAGCCGTTTCTATGCAACCCGGGGACAATGGGGGCAGCGCAGCGGGCAATACGGTTATTTCGGCGTCATGGGACCGGACGAATTCCAGCTCATGGTGAATAATAACTGTTACATCAATCTGATGGCGCAGAAATTGTTCGAATACACGCTGGAGACGCTGGCCGGAATGAAAGCGGGTATGCCGGATGCCTATGCTGCTGTGGCTGCCGCAACGGGTCTCCGGGAAGAGGAACTGGCCGATTGGGATCATAAGCGTGAGCACATGAAAATTCCGCTCGACCAGGGCAGCGGCGTGTATGAGGAGCATGACGGTTATTTCGATATGCCGCATATCGACATCCATTCCATTCCGGTGACGGATTTCCCGCTCTATTCCAATTGGTCTTATGACCGTCTGTACCGTTACGACATGATCAAGCAGCCGGATGTGCTGATGTTCATGTTCTTGTATAACGGGCAATTCTCCAAAGAAGCCAAGCTTGCGAATTACGAATATTATGAAACCAGATGTATTCATGAGTCTTCACTCTCACCGTCGATTCATTCCATCCTGGCAAGTGAAATCGGCAAACATGAGGAAGCCTATAATTTCTTTGAGTTTGCCACCCGGCTTGATCTGGATAACTATAACCGTAATACAAGAGAAGGACTCCATACCACCTCTATCGCAGCAGCCTGGATGAATATTGTCTACGGCTTTGGAGGTATGCGTTCCGATGGTCCGCAGCTCAGCTTCCGGCCGTCACTGCCGCAGAAATGGGACTCTTACAGCTTCCAGGTCATGTATGCAGGGGTGCTGCTCGGCATCAATGTAAATAAGAATCACGTCAGCTTCAAGGCAATAAACGGCGGAAGTACTGAAGTTATAGTATACGGCCAGCAGGTAAAGGTAGATGCGGCGGGGATTACGCTTCCGCTGGGTGAAGGGATGATGGCCTCATGA
- the pgmB gene encoding beta-phosphoglucomutase, with protein sequence MSWTVSEHSFEPERITTNGNKYMTGNGYMGCRGTLEEFGKEQLAAVTLAGLYDKAGDKWREPVNAPNALFTVINCDGQDLSVLAAEPAAHTQSLELRQAVHRRETVFGIRDGGQLTYTAERFVSMDQLHVLAGRFTLHSTVDCRIVIRTGIDSEVWDINGPHLSGQQSRMREEVLLATAVTGELQLPVAVAEQADFGFGRQEIDAERALRTVSFDAKAGETYEWYKYAAVFTGLDSGEEPEECALRAVRAAADAGYSELLEAHSRIWEERWLRSDVRIEGDDKAQSALRYSIYQLLIIAPTESEKVSIPARGLSGQVYKGAVFWDTEMFMLPFFLHSDPATARNLMMYRIHTLDGARRKAAEYGYLGAFYAWESQDSGDDACTLFNVNDVFTGRPMRTYFRDKQVHISADVVHGIWQYLQFTGDDAILAEGGAEVIYECARFFYSYAYYNPVKQRYEILDVTGPDEYHERVNNNAFTNALVHETLEIALKAAALLEDKYPAVYAELASQFSGGPFLAEFKEMLEHFYVPQPDPDTLIIEQFDRYYQLEEVTLAELKSRIINKHEYLGGGSGLATTTRILKQADVVLMLNLFKGKFSKEVKQANWEFYEPRTEHGSSLSPCIYALVAADIGSPDWGYPYFMRTATVDLTGEAKQYVGDLYIGGTHPAANGGAWMAAVLGFAGLHFDGGIAALNPALPESWQSVELPVRLRGSSFRLQISRGRVTVTAAEDNSGAVLFAGFGGEPELCRPGAQLQFTAPAREAAEQMLNNMKGAIFDLDGVIVDTAKYHYLAWRALAAELGFEFTEAHNERLKGVSRMRSLDILLEIGGREFSDEEKHAMAEKKNRLYVEYISRLDQSELLPGVKDYLHRLRGRGVAIALGSASKNAEFILDKLNIAGLFDAVIDGNKVSRAKPDPEVFLAAGAALGLQPQDCIVFEDAEAGVAAGKAAGMPVVGIGKPEILQEADLVIAGLHEL encoded by the coding sequence ATGAGCTGGACTGTAAGCGAGCACAGCTTCGAGCCGGAGCGTATTACGACGAACGGGAATAAATATATGACCGGGAACGGTTATATGGGCTGCCGCGGCACACTGGAGGAATTCGGCAAGGAGCAGCTTGCCGCCGTTACATTAGCCGGACTGTATGACAAAGCAGGGGACAAGTGGCGTGAGCCGGTGAATGCGCCGAACGCGCTGTTCACGGTAATTAACTGCGACGGGCAGGATTTAAGTGTGCTGGCAGCCGAACCGGCAGCTCATACACAGAGTCTTGAACTCCGCCAGGCCGTTCACCGGCGGGAGACGGTGTTTGGTATTCGTGACGGCGGACAGCTGACTTACACAGCGGAGCGTTTCGTCAGCATGGATCAGCTTCATGTGCTGGCGGGCAGGTTCACGCTCCACAGCACAGTGGATTGCCGGATCGTCATCCGGACCGGCATTGACAGTGAGGTCTGGGATATTAACGGCCCGCATTTGTCCGGGCAGCAGAGCCGGATGCGTGAGGAGGTGCTGCTGGCAACTGCGGTTACCGGTGAACTGCAGCTTCCGGTGGCGGTGGCCGAGCAGGCGGATTTCGGATTTGGCAGGCAGGAGATCGATGCAGAGCGGGCACTGCGGACGGTTTCTTTTGACGCCAAGGCTGGTGAGACATACGAATGGTATAAATATGCTGCTGTATTCACCGGACTGGACTCCGGAGAAGAACCGGAGGAATGTGCACTCCGGGCGGTCCGGGCGGCGGCGGATGCCGGTTACAGTGAGCTGCTGGAAGCCCATAGCCGTATCTGGGAGGAGCGCTGGCTGCGCAGCGATGTCCGGATTGAAGGAGATGATAAGGCGCAGTCCGCCCTCCGGTACAGCATCTATCAGCTGCTGATCATTGCGCCTACGGAGTCCGAGAAGGTATCCATTCCGGCCCGCGGGTTATCCGGCCAGGTCTATAAGGGCGCTGTATTCTGGGACACGGAAATGTTCATGCTGCCGTTTTTCCTGCACAGTGATCCCGCGACCGCACGCAATCTGATGATGTACCGGATTCATACACTGGACGGTGCCCGCAGAAAGGCGGCTGAATACGGGTACCTCGGGGCATTTTATGCCTGGGAGAGCCAGGATTCGGGGGATGATGCCTGCACCCTGTTCAACGTAAATGATGTGTTCACAGGACGGCCTATGCGGACCTATTTCCGCGATAAGCAGGTGCATATCAGTGCGGATGTGGTACATGGCATCTGGCAGTATCTGCAGTTTACCGGAGATGACGCTATTCTTGCAGAAGGCGGAGCCGAAGTAATCTATGAGTGTGCCCGTTTCTTCTATTCATATGCCTATTATAATCCGGTGAAGCAGCGGTATGAGATTCTGGATGTGACCGGCCCGGATGAATATCATGAGCGGGTGAATAATAATGCCTTTACCAATGCCCTTGTACACGAAACGCTGGAAATTGCCCTGAAGGCAGCAGCTTTGCTGGAGGACAAATATCCGGCAGTGTATGCGGAGCTGGCTTCGCAGTTCAGCGGCGGACCGTTCCTGGCGGAGTTCAAGGAGATGCTGGAGCATTTCTATGTTCCTCAGCCGGACCCGGACACGCTGATTATTGAACAATTTGACCGGTATTATCAGCTGGAGGAGGTTACGCTGGCAGAGCTTAAGTCGCGGATTATCAACAAGCATGAATATTTGGGCGGCGGCAGCGGTCTGGCCACAACGACCAGAATACTCAAGCAGGCTGATGTTGTACTGATGCTGAATCTATTCAAGGGCAAATTCAGCAAAGAGGTGAAGCAGGCCAACTGGGAATTCTACGAGCCGCGCACCGAGCACGGATCGAGCCTAAGCCCGTGCATCTACGCGCTAGTTGCTGCTGATATCGGCTCCCCGGATTGGGGGTATCCGTATTTCATGCGTACCGCTACGGTTGATCTTACCGGAGAAGCGAAGCAATATGTCGGTGACCTCTATATCGGCGGAACGCATCCGGCTGCGAATGGCGGTGCCTGGATGGCTGCGGTACTGGGCTTCGCGGGGCTGCACTTTGACGGAGGAATTGCTGCGCTGAATCCGGCGCTGCCGGAGTCCTGGCAGTCCGTAGAGCTGCCGGTCAGGCTGCGAGGCAGCAGCTTCCGGCTGCAGATCAGCCGGGGCAGAGTCACGGTCACAGCTGCGGAAGACAACAGCGGGGCGGTCCTGTTTGCCGGCTTCGGCGGTGAGCCGGAGCTGTGCCGGCCGGGAGCGCAGCTGCAGTTTACCGCTCCGGCCCGGGAAGCAGCAGAACAGATGCTGAACAATATGAAGGGTGCGATCTTTGACCTTGACGGTGTAATTGTAGATACAGCCAAATATCATTATTTGGCCTGGCGTGCGCTTGCCGCAGAGCTGGGCTTTGAATTCACGGAAGCCCATAATGAACGGCTGAAAGGAGTCAGCCGGATGAGATCCCTGGACATTCTGCTGGAGATCGGAGGCAGGGAATTCAGTGATGAGGAGAAGCATGCCATGGCGGAGAAGAAAAACCGCCTCTATGTGGAGTATATCTCCCGGCTTGATCAATCGGAGCTGCTGCCCGGTGTTAAGGACTACCTGCATAGGCTAAGAGGGCGGGGAGTAGCCATTGCTCTTGGTTCAGCCAGTAAAAATGCCGAATTCATTCTGGATAAGCTGAACATCGCCGGATTATTCGACGCTGTTATCGACGGCAACAAGGTATCCCGGGCCAAGCCCGATCCGGAGGTCTTCCTGGCGGCTGGCGCGGCGCTGGGCCTGCAGCCGCAGGATTGCATTGTCTTTGAGGATGCTGAAGCCGGAGTGGCTGCCGGTAAAGCGGCGGGAATGCCGGTTGTCGGCATCGGCAAGCCGGAAATCCTGCAGGAAGCGGATCTGGTCATCGCCGGATTGCATGAGCTGTAA
- a CDS encoding alpha/beta hydrolase produces METLLLWPEGAPHALGTGDEDRPAVTPYLVDGKHNAAIVICPGGGYGMRAEHEGAPVARWLNTLGISAFVLRYRVAPYRYPAALQDAQRALKTIRHRAEEFGIDPGRLGILGFSAGGHLASTAGVLYDQGNPDHRDPVEHQSSRPDCLILCYPVISMRDGVTHEGSKTNLLGEAPDEQLVKRLSSELQVTAETPPVFLWHTADDASVPVENSLQFAAALGRHNVPYDLHVYAHGIHGLGLAEEEPHTKSWSEACASWLQLNRFANNI; encoded by the coding sequence ATGGAAACATTGCTGCTATGGCCTGAGGGTGCGCCTCACGCACTGGGGACCGGTGATGAGGACCGGCCGGCGGTTACTCCGTATTTGGTGGACGGCAAGCATAATGCCGCTATTGTGATTTGCCCGGGAGGCGGGTACGGCATGCGCGCCGAGCATGAAGGGGCTCCGGTCGCCCGGTGGCTGAATACACTTGGGATTTCCGCCTTTGTGCTGCGCTACCGTGTTGCGCCTTACAGATACCCGGCTGCGCTACAGGATGCACAAAGAGCACTGAAGACGATCCGCCACCGCGCGGAAGAATTCGGCATTGATCCCGGCCGTCTGGGCATCCTGGGCTTCTCTGCCGGAGGACATCTGGCTTCAACCGCCGGTGTCCTGTACGATCAGGGCAATCCGGATCACCGGGATCCGGTGGAGCATCAGTCCAGCCGGCCGGATTGTCTGATTCTGTGTTACCCGGTCATATCCATGAGGGACGGGGTAACGCATGAGGGCTCGAAGACCAATCTGCTGGGAGAGGCACCTGATGAGCAGCTGGTCAAGCGCCTGAGCAGCGAGCTTCAGGTGACAGCCGAAACACCGCCGGTCTTTCTCTGGCATACTGCGGATGATGCATCTGTTCCAGTGGAGAACAGCCTGCAGTTCGCCGCAGCTCTGGGCCGGCATAATGTTCCTTATGATCTGCATGTCTATGCTCACGGCATACACGGGCTGGGGCTGGCGGAAGAAGAGCCGCACACCAAATCGTGGAGTGAAGCCTGCGCCTCCTGGCTGCAGCTGAACAGGTTCGCGAACAATATCTAA
- a CDS encoding histidine kinase: MLSVLIKPIVKLNVKQQLILLFLIMISPILILNSYGNYKAEEILKRHVTNAYVELNKQNFAIINRDIDTVNKITTTVIQNPVLQQLNMSGDDQVLERVKRYETIEKLLGSYSQGAERGDGIYYSLYVYDPDNYYFFAPNFPQVKKAGVYFFSKGEMPYWFEQVVQQKGHGYLMFTEKLSPQAEDLKTLTYVRAVNNIYRGAGTIGVLVVTKMESKIGESLKSISLPDGEIFLTDMNNRVLASTTNSTGDVIVLPEGSEGGDPEGTEDIITDDFIYVVNNNHAFEQKLVYKVPVKALLQQQNEMKRVIQYITVAYALFGLIIITYFWRSLMTPLQKLAFFVRKYEPGNRVPETPRRGSNDEVSVLIASTYDMARRLNSLIMYKYQMELKQKESQLQLLYQQINPHLLYNTLESIYWKSSLEGNVESAEMIKELSKLMKISLSRGRELITLEEELEHASAYIKLQQHRYDYVFSVIWNIAPETKNNLIPKITLQPLIENAIIHGVKNMDEDGEIIITSVLEGEMILITIEDNGYKQVDYTAIDQVLNDESPNPVSGYGIRNINQRVHLHFGPDYGIRYGPRTGGGTVVTVTLPKSETIE, encoded by the coding sequence ATGTTATCTGTGCTTATCAAGCCGATTGTGAAGCTGAACGTCAAGCAGCAGCTAATCCTGCTGTTTCTGATTATGATCTCGCCCATCCTGATTCTTAACAGCTACGGCAACTACAAGGCGGAGGAGATTCTCAAACGCCATGTAACCAATGCCTACGTTGAGCTGAATAAGCAGAATTTCGCCATTATTAACAGGGATATTGATACAGTCAACAAAATAACAACGACCGTTATCCAGAATCCGGTTTTGCAGCAGCTGAATATGAGCGGGGATGATCAGGTGCTGGAACGCGTCAAACGCTATGAGACGATTGAAAAGCTGCTGGGCAGCTACTCGCAGGGAGCCGAACGGGGCGACGGGATTTACTACTCGCTGTATGTGTACGATCCGGACAATTATTACTTTTTTGCACCGAATTTTCCGCAGGTGAAGAAGGCGGGGGTGTATTTTTTCTCCAAAGGCGAAATGCCCTACTGGTTCGAACAGGTGGTACAGCAGAAAGGCCACGGCTATCTGATGTTCACGGAGAAGCTGAGCCCGCAGGCCGAGGATCTCAAGACGCTGACTTATGTCAGGGCAGTTAATAATATTTACCGGGGCGCGGGAACGATCGGCGTGCTGGTTGTCACCAAGATGGAATCCAAGATCGGTGAATCCCTGAAGTCCATCTCCCTGCCTGACGGGGAAATCTTTTTGACGGATATGAATAACCGTGTGCTGGCCTCCACCACGAATTCAACGGGGGACGTAATCGTGCTGCCGGAGGGCTCAGAAGGCGGAGATCCTGAGGGGACTGAGGATATCATTACCGATGATTTCATCTATGTCGTGAACAACAATCATGCCTTTGAGCAAAAGCTGGTCTATAAGGTTCCCGTCAAGGCGCTGCTGCAGCAGCAGAACGAAATGAAACGGGTCATTCAATACATAACGGTTGCCTACGCGCTGTTCGGGCTGATTATTATCACCTATTTCTGGCGTTCACTGATGACTCCCCTGCAGAAACTGGCTTTCTTTGTGCGCAAGTATGAGCCCGGCAACCGTGTGCCTGAGACGCCCCGGAGAGGAAGCAACGACGAGGTCAGCGTATTGATTGCATCAACCTATGATATGGCCCGCCGGCTGAACAGCCTGATTATGTACAAATACCAGATGGAGCTGAAGCAGAAGGAGTCACAGCTGCAGCTGCTTTATCAGCAGATCAACCCGCATTTGCTGTACAACACCCTGGAGAGTATTTATTGGAAAAGCTCGCTGGAAGGCAATGTGGAATCCGCGGAAATGATCAAGGAATTATCCAAGCTGATGAAGATCAGCTTAAGCCGGGGGCGCGAGCTGATTACGCTCGAAGAGGAGCTGGAGCATGCCAGTGCCTACATCAAGCTGCAGCAGCACCGGTATGATTATGTGTTCAGCGTGATCTGGAATATAGCGCCTGAAACCAAAAACAATCTGATTCCCAAGATCACCCTGCAGCCGTTAATCGAAAATGCCATTATTCACGGGGTTAAAAACATGGATGAGGACGGGGAAATCATCATTACTTCGGTTCTGGAAGGGGAGATGATCCTGATTACCATTGAGGATAACGGCTATAAGCAGGTGGATTATACAGCCATTGATCAGGTGCTGAATGATGAGAGCCCCAATCCGGTCAGCGGCTACGGCATCCGGAATATCAATCAGCGGGTGCATTTGCATTTCGGGCCGGACTACGGAATCCGATACGGGCCGCGGACAGGCGGGGGAACAGTGGTAACAGTGACACTGCCGAAATCAGAGACTATAGAGTAG